ctacatttatttaatcaatATGAAAACACAGGACAGTTGACAACAGTTTCTTATCTTTTTAGTTACAACTACCTCCAGACTCTGTCACCTGGCTTGGATAAGCTGACTGACATTGTGAAGCACAGTCTGAACCGCAGGTTTGTCTATAACCCTCCATCTGGTGAGAAGAGACACTATATTTCTGTAGACACTTACAAGCCCCCCCACcaccaaaaccaacagaaacCTGCTGACACAAGGAAAGAGAGTGACTTTGTGGTCCACCAGGTGACTGTCCAGACACCGTTCCAGATTGAAGTTCTGTTCGAGTCTGGAAGCTTTCACGATCGTCCTAATCAACTCATTGGCTCCATCATGACTCAGGAGCTGGAGAAAAGGAAATCGGAGTTCGACGCAAAGTTTGAGAAGACTTTTGGGCTTGAAACCAAGGGACTTAGCCAGGCACATATTAAATTTGGCAAGGCAGCACTCAGCAACATGTTGGGTGGGATGGGCTACTTCTATGGCCAATCAGTGGTGCAGTCAGTCTACAATGAGCACCCGCTCCTGTACCCTGAACGTGCGTTATTCACTGCCGTACCATCACGCTCTTTCTTTCCCAGAGGTTTTCTTTGGGATGAGGGCTTTCACCAGTTGCTGTTGAGTAAGTGGGATCCGCAGGTGACAAGGGAGGCTATTGCCCACTGGGTAGACCTGATGAATATGGAGGGTTGGATCCCGCGTGAACAGATCCTGGGAGATGAGGCTTGCAGTAAGGTCCCAGCTGAGTTTGTGGTTCAGCGGAACGAGAATGCCAACCCACCTACTCTTTTTTTACCCCTTCAGGAACTTATTGAACAGCTGTCTGCTAATTCAGACAAGGCGGCATCTCAACCAACCTTGTCTTTCCTCCGACGGCTCTTCCCCAGACTAAAAACTTGGTTTGAATGGTACAATAGTACACAGACAGGACCCCTGCCCAACTCTTACCGCTGGCGTGGACGGGACAAGGACACCAATCTATTCCTCAATCCAAAGACCTTAACCTCTGGACTGGATGACTACCCTCGAGCATCACACCCCTCAACAGATGAGCGGCATGTGGATTTACACTGCTGGATGGCATTGGCCTCAGGCATCATGGCTAGTATAGCACAGCTTCTAGGTGAGCCTCATCAGGACTATGAACTCACCCATCGAATCCTTAGTGACAACAACCTGCTGAATGAGCTCCACTGGTCAGAACAACTTCGTGCTTTTAGTGACTTTGGTAACCACACCCAGGCTGTGTCCTTGCAGCAGGAGAAGGTGTACGTACCTCCTGGACAACCTCGTCATCAGTTCCCTGCGGCTCGTCTCGTGCGCTCTGTCCGCAGGGCCCCCAAGCTGCAGTATGTTAATGCTTTGGGTTATGTGAGCTTGTTTCCCTTCTTACTGCACATCCTCCAACCGGACTCACCCAAACTAGAGCATATGTTTCGAGACATAAGAGATTCCAACAAGCTGTGGACACCATTTGGGCTGCGTTCACTTTCTAAGGCTGATCCCCTGTATATGAAACGAAACACAGAACATGATGCCCCCTACTGGAGGGGCCCAATATGGATTAATGTCAACTATTTGGCAGTGAGAGCCCTCCACCACTACAGCAACATTGAAGGGCCATATAAAGAGAAGGCAGCTTCTCTTTATGAGGAACTCCGGACTAACATTatcaataatgtttttaaacagtatGTTGAAACAGGGTATATCTGGGAACAGTATAATGATAGTACTGGCAGGGGCCAAGGAAGCCACCCCTTTACCGGCTGGTCAGCGCTGACAGTATTGATGATGGCTGAGCAGTACTGATACTGATTGATTTTTATCTCTTAATTTCAAAGATATTGGCCTCCATTTATCTGAATGTGATAGAAACAACATCATCAGGTGTTAAAGCATAGAAGTATGTTTTGTCTGCTTGATGTGCAGCTCAAAGATTTATGATCACAATCCCACATTTAACCTCTAATTAAAACCACAGGTTTTACGCCAGTATTATCTGAAGGGCAATTTCAGTGTAAGTGCAGCTCCCTGTCTTTGCCGCATGTGGAGCCAAGCACTGTAAAGTGCTTTAATTATACTTGAGATACATTTTACTTAATGAAATCACATTACTGACACTTTCACACACCAGCATCATCACTGCTTTATACTGCAGTCTTTAGTATGGAAAATTAAGACCAACATGTATTTTTAGTTAACATGCAGGCAAGTGGTCCACCTCTCTGAAGGGAGTTTCATGCTTTCACACTAGATGTAAGGACAATTTTAAATGGACAACTGTCTCAGATTTGTCACAAGTGTCTGGGAAAAGTGCATAAATGAGCTAGTTGTGCTTTCACTTGACAAATACGGGCCATTATCTTTTAATTGTgccattttctctttaatatacagtatgtcttcaATTCTCTGTCTTAATGGGTGATTGTTTGATATTTGTTTGATCTCAGTCTTTCAAAAAAAATTCTATAAAAGTCTTGGTCAGCATTTCTAAAATTACTGCTTCTAAAAGCAGCCATATTTTGCATACACAGCCTTTGGGTTGACTGGCAGGGAATACAACTTTGACTGTGACATTGgtcttgttttgttaaaaaacaataaatgatttaaataaattttccatactgtgctcttttttttttcttaatacaGATGACTTATATACCCTAATGGGAGCAAATTGGTAAATACAGATTAACCTATAGTTACAGTACAGCCTCTGGTTGAAACgtagaaaactgaaaattaccTTTTGTCTCAGTCCCAACTTTCTTATTTGAGCTTGGTTGTTATGGCTCATTCCTCTGGCCAAAACATTCACAATGGGAGCTTCTAATTGATCAATTTCTGAATATAATAGTTTCTCACAAAAAACTGTGTCTAATATGtctttaaaaatacactgtCCTCTGTGAATGTAATATAAACTGCATTTGACTTCATCTTGGTTGCTCCAATAGAGAGAGAGTGTATTCTAACCTCATACTGAATGTACAGTGTTAGAAGTAGGAATTACATTTTCTGGCAATAATTAGCCTAAGTATCCAAAATTGGTGCCTGCTTGCAGCTCCGGTTATTGACCTACAGGTAACCTGTCCTTCTTTTAAATGTAACAGATTGAAATTACAGAATCTTTTTATTCATCCTGCAGTTAATAAGCAGTCACATTTTCAGTACAGATGTCAGCAGTCCTCTGTCAGTCAAAGCAGACAGTagattaaacacacactgtgacctTAAGTATAGCAGCCTGGTCCTCTTTCTTTTGTCAGATGACACATTTGAAGGCCTCTAGCTGACGTCAATCTGCTGCAAGttattcctctttttttttttctttctttcttttttttttttccatggagTGCAGTTGTTGTGAGGGCTTGGTGCTTAATTAGCTAACATCAAAAAGCATGGGGTATACATTCAGTGGATGGCAAATTCTTTTCGCTCCTTGACATATGCTGGCATACATTCACACACCAGGGCATACAGTCACAATGTTCTTATTAATACTTTGACACCAAAAATAAATGCTTATACTGAAAGCACCGACATTGAGCTGGTGTGCATGACCACTGTGTTCCAACCCCTGGACTTTTATGAATGCTTTGAATGGGCTAGATATGCTGTTGTAGGTGAAAGCTTAGCATGGTGCATTAAGGTAGCAAGGCTAAAAATAGTGCCTCTATCAGTTAGAAGATCAGCAAATAGGCTGTGAATCCACCGCTTGGTAGTTTCACCGCATTTATCAGAAGATGCAATATCCCCCCTcagtttttccagtttgtaAAAGCAATAGATATTTTAAATCAGCAgcaatacaaataaacaccCTATGTTAGTGACTGTGTGCATCTTAAATTGTTAAGTTcatcttttaacattttttttttttacattatgaaACATTCAGTTAACTGAATCATTGTGAGATTAGACCTCAAAAACTAGCTATGATGTATAAATGTGCAATGATTGCCTTCTGGCTCAGTCGTGGGAGACACAAGCTTGTAATGTGACCCTTTGACCTGTTAACGCAAAGCATGGTATCAAGGGATTTGGGCACAGATGAGCCATATCCTCTGCCTTTTGCTGTTTCTCTCAGAGGAAATGGATTCCACATCCCCTCTATGCAACTACAGttgaaaatgcatttatttctttgaagAGTGCGGACAATCTGTGTGACTAAAGCACTCACTGCACAATCCATCCCCCTCACCCAAGACCCTTTTTTCACAGTGAGATGGGATAATAGCCAAACAGCATCAGAGCTAACTAATGTGGCTGCATAATAAACAGATGAGTCAGGGAGTATTTATTTGCATATCATTCCAACCTTATCAGAGCTTCTCTATAGTTAATATTTTGTGATTGCCTGTGCTACCTGTGAAGTGACTGGCGAGTGCAGTGCACATGAAGTGAATGCTACGTCCGAACGACCATACTCAGTGttgaaatacagtatttttttgaTGTAAACTATTATGCCTCTGCAGAGCAATTATAAAGTTGTCTAACAGTCACTGGAGATACCCCTCTGTAGTACTGACTACTGCACTGAATGTAATTACTGCGAACTTATGCTAGAGGGAGCTAATTAATAAGGCATTTGTGAGTGGAAAAGAGGCTTTTTGAATACAGCTTAGCTATCATTTTACTTACAATGGAGAGCTACTTAGAATTAAAGCAGTATAAGTGGATAATTATGCTAATGGCTCAATTTGGATTTAAGATATGGTGGCAGGCTGTATTTCTAGATCACCGAACATGAAATACAGTGGCTCACACAGGGTTTATGTGCGTATGTGGGCTTGTATGTTCACATTACCTCACTGGAGATGTGAGATGTTTTGTCCTGAGGCATATgatcatatgtgtgtgtcatgtgttcTCCTCTGACCCAACTTATTTGCCTcccatacaaataaacaaattggCTACGAACTCCTCCTCCGTGTGACGTATGAATTTGCATGTGTATTCCTTGAGCCTCGTGGCCATGAACTGTTTAATGTGTCAATTGTCATTAGCTTACTGCATTTTAATGTGGTTCGTGGAACTCCAGCTTTGACATCACTGCCCTCCCAGGGCAGCGTAACAGtgtttgttctctctgtcaTCAAAACAGCAAgccttcctctctctctatttactTCAGTTGGCATCATCATCCACAGTGGCCTAATTGCTGTTTATATTTCATGTCTTTCTATAAAATACCCTCCAGGATGCAGCATCTTCAGTTCTCTGTACCCTGCCTTTGCCCCCAGTAGCTTTGCTGCTGAGCACCAACTCAGCCAACATAGGTCTATGTATGTTATGTAAGTCCCACTATAAATAGGTTCACCCGGGATCTTTTGTCTTTACCTGATTCGCTCTTAGCccaacagtttttatttctggAGAGAGCTGTGGAAGCTAGTGCAATGTAGAGCTGGCCGTTTCCATAGTTACTTTTGTTAGCTGCAAGCTCTTAAAATTCTTCATCTGTTTCCTCACATGTCTGCTGTTAGCTATTTGTTTGAATCTGTTGCATGTCCCTGTAATGACTATGTGCATCGATAAAGCAGTGACGGAAAACAATGCTTTGTAATTATTAATGTTCATATCTTTTCATACATGTTGTGGTGTCACTGGATGGAAGAAAGagcaacaaacagaaatcagTGTGGGTGCAGATGAGTCAGAGACTAGAATATGTAGACCTATTAACTTCTGTTGGTCAAAAGTACATGCAATTAGTCCAGTGTTGTGTGATAATGATTTTATGTAGTGGATGTTATTGAGTTTCAATCCAAGGGGATTGCTGTTGTATCTGCTAAAGCAAATAACCTATATACTTTCATTTTGACATATGTGTATGCACAGTTAAACAGTTATCTGGAAGTGAAGTATTCTTTAGTCTAAATTACGTTAAATCAATCTGTTATGTAGTTTAAGGATTAATATGAACATTTGCTGTTCTCTTTTTATGGCTTTCTGCTGAAAATGTGCAAGCAGTTAGGTAACAGCAGGTACAGTAGCTGGATCAGGCCCAAGAGTTGGACTGTCAGAGTGCTGCAAGCATGGATCCAGCAGAGAAGAGGGCAAGGTGGGAGCCATGCgagtgcagtgtgtgtggaggagtcTGGGGGCATGGTTAAAGAAACACTGGGACATTCCGCGATCACGATTGGAGAGCTGAATATAATTCTCACCCATCCCTGTTGTAGAACCAAAGAGTACAGGCGGCTAGGGACCAAAGTGGGCGAGTGCGAAAGTATTTTTGGATTGCACGGGAAACCTGCcacaccaacagcagcagcaggatcgGGGCCTGGTACCGGGCTTCCCTAACCCACTCCCACTCTCAGGAGAGAGATGATCCTTCAAAAGAAGAACCACGCTTccgctgcttttatttttcttatttgtgcTATTTTTCTTTCAATTGCCCAGTGTTTGAATGATGATGTAGTATATATAACTATGCAGAATCTAAcatgatagagagagagagggagagaaaataaCGAACTTGGCAGCTGAGGCGAGTATCTTGTATTTATAGAAAGTCGTGTTTCCGGCAGAGGTTTCTGTGGTTTTAGCACTCCCAATCCATTTTTGCGGTCTCTTACAGGCCCTATTGTATCCAGGTTTAGATTGAAGATGTTCCCTCATCTAGTGCCGTGGGGGGAGATTTGACTGTGAGACATGTCAGGATGTGATTTGGAGGAGGTAGATGGATTCTTCGGCTCTGGTGCAACCCTGGCTTTCATTGGATTGCtccaaaaatctgttttgcatccacaaacttaaaaataattcaagtcTGAAAAGTACAAAACAGCATTTGAGGCTGGAAGTAAATGTGCATACTATGTCATATGCATTTTATTACTATATGAATGTGGCCATTGCTGTGGCctaccttgtttttttttctaatgtctTATAGATTGAATGCAGTGTTTTCTCTCCAGGTCAGGGTTtgaaatgcttttttatttcacagcaatGACAGCCTCTGTATCTCAGTGGATTTCCTGGTATGGATcaggtttttctattatttactCTGAAAATAATACTCTGTGTGGGTTGCATAGCTGGTTGACAGGATGCCAAGGCATTGAGACATTGAGGAGCTACTGTACATCAAGTGagatatatttcattttgaagtcaaaattataaaatcattgcCTCTTATGCTGTCATGAATGTGCATGTGACACCAGAAGTAGCCAACACTTCAGATATTACAGTCTTGAGACAAAAGATGGCTTAGGTTTAAAATTGTCAGTCAAAAAaatcactgtggaaaaaaaaaaaagtgctgctATAAACTCCACTGTTTCCACTGGATGAACAGAAACTACTAGCTGGTTTTCAAAATTGGAAGAAAGTCCTCTACATGTCTAATCTGACCTAAAGCAGAATTACAATGTGCTTTTCAGGACAAAAGCATCATTATATAAATAACAAATCACAATAGCGAATTTGCCTACATGCTGCTGAACAGCCTGTGTCACCTGAGAGTTGAGGATTTTGTCTTAAGTATCCGCAGAATAAGTGGTGTCTTGTTAAAGTTAGAGCTCTTATTTTTATGTGCTGTTTGTGATTAAGTTTTAACAAGCAACAATACTAAGTTTGTCTAAATTACTGGGTTAGATTAGTTTATTGTTGTCAGCATAGCAGGTCTTCTTCATAGCGTAACACTCTTATGGTTACATGATTATAATATCATTGGGAACACTGAAGAATAATGTTGTAagtcagaataaaaataaataaataaatagagacTTTATGGTCCACCTTTAGCTTCATCTTGCAGGTGATGATCTCAGATGGCAATCACTCTTCACTGCCTGTTCAACTCTATCAGGCACCCTCCTGCAAGCAAAACTCCCACACCTTGTCCAGGAGTGAACCTGAAAATAACACGACCAGGGGGTTACATACACagtataaagaaaaatatttaccTTGCCCTGGTGCACAAAGCTTTCACTTCAGTTATGAAGGTGGCATAAGGCATTGCACACACAATAAAGCAGGAGTAATGCGATCAAAACATGATCACAGCAATGAtagactgcattttttttctctctttgatAGTTAAAATGTAAGACAGAGTAGTTATGGTAGTTGTCAGAACATCTATGTTTTCAAATCTAGAGAGAGACTACTTTGTAAAATACAGGGTTTGTTTCATGCAAAATTAGCTGTATTATTGCAATGCAGGAACATTTCAAGTCATGCAAATATGTAGCTtgcattagcatttagctcaaaggACAGGCTCTTAATGCCATTAACAGTGCTGATGAATCTTAATCTTAGTCTTAAATATGCATTTAGATGTATATGAATTAAATCTTTGAAGCTTTGAATGGctgaggcctttctgtgtataGTTTGCATATTCACCCTGTTTCTGCATTCTGCAAGTTTGGTTATATGAACAGCAACTCTAAATAACCAATAGAtcagtgaatgtgagtgtctgtttctatgtgtcaTCCCTGTGCTAGACTGGCTATCTGTTATGGGTGTACCCCTTCCTGTCATGTAATGGTCCTGGGACTGGCTTGAGTCTGTGACCCTCAAAAGTATAAGCAGTTGTAGCTAATGGATTTATGGAATTGGATGGACACAGCATTATGGAAGCACTCAGTtaataaaataactaattaaGTAATGATATCTAGAAATATAGATTTAATTTGTTACCTTGCGTAGACAGACAAATGAATACACTGGCCATTATCTAAATTAGAAAGGCATACTACAAGTTGAGCCTATTTTAGGTAAGGACTATATTAATGCATTTTCCAATTTACTGACTGAAACTGTTCAT
This genomic window from Mastacembelus armatus chromosome 1, fMasArm1.2, whole genome shotgun sequence contains:
- the mogs gene encoding mannosyl-oligosaccharide glucosidase — protein: MGRQRKRVVTGEAAPLPRKDEKPSAFHRKEKKKKVDIGKVFINISIGLCIFSLVWFFYALYMRSSLAKRVVTLHPSPPVLDDNSTSAKVSPDNFWGSYRPQVYFGMKTRSPRSIVTGMMWMRQFSDMDVNLRHTCEQGDRLQGYGWLMHDGINFGVQEIQDNDFTLTTEFVKRMGGDHGGDWTWRITAKQHSSAPQAPVISLMFYAAADMQGSLQAHVEEKHRLASITGSSEELGNFKITFRKPVTGELSSGKYASYNYLQTLSPGLDKLTDIVKHSLNRRFVYNPPSGEKRHYISVDTYKPPHHQNQQKPADTRKESDFVVHQVTVQTPFQIEVLFESGSFHDRPNQLIGSIMTQELEKRKSEFDAKFEKTFGLETKGLSQAHIKFGKAALSNMLGGMGYFYGQSVVQSVYNEHPLLYPERALFTAVPSRSFFPRGFLWDEGFHQLLLSKWDPQVTREAIAHWVDLMNMEGWIPREQILGDEACSKVPAEFVVQRNENANPPTLFLPLQELIEQLSANSDKAASQPTLSFLRRLFPRLKTWFEWYNSTQTGPLPNSYRWRGRDKDTNLFLNPKTLTSGLDDYPRASHPSTDERHVDLHCWMALASGIMASIAQLLGEPHQDYELTHRILSDNNLLNELHWSEQLRAFSDFGNHTQAVSLQQEKVYVPPGQPRHQFPAARLVRSVRRAPKLQYVNALGYVSLFPFLLHILQPDSPKLEHMFRDIRDSNKLWTPFGLRSLSKADPLYMKRNTEHDAPYWRGPIWINVNYLAVRALHHYSNIEGPYKEKAASLYEELRTNIINNVFKQYVETGYIWEQYNDSTGRGQGSHPFTGWSALTVLMMAEQY